The following proteins are co-located in the Colletotrichum lupini chromosome 4, complete sequence genome:
- a CDS encoding unsaturated glucuronyl hydrolase has translation MRFLTFLAIFTANLQSKTQSQCPTHLHVLCSEIGWNSWNTFKQNINQTLIEDTATAMVEKGLAKAGYSYVVMDEGWQALERDVEGRQQHNATRFPSGISTLAEHVHTLGLKIGLYRYCSYFHGCFSLCLRLLLLFHSKSDSGIFGCGFTPGSWGYEELDAQTYAAWGIDYLKYDNCGGFHAGTHTQQERFQTMSSALLATGHKILYSLCQWGHQFPWYWADQVGAASYRMSGDIHARFAEDKANICKTAYCLNTGYAGVSVLTMIRKMREISPFQAKERGSWADMDMLEVGVGYNLSGKIVYMSEVEEQTHFSFWAALKSPLIIGADVTKIRDSSLRILLNEDIIAISQDERGEAVKYLPRLSREDEVQVWGGAIETGAYRYVVLALNYGRNKTSIEVPWKEVEGLEECPGGGLKVKDVWADEDSGIVKEKITLEGVAVGQTKIDPSKRGPRSSLHPGWLGTLNSPIPECGASSGQSSGIINTTQNIPPSTTNRFSSIGYAARKLYRREPMGGLSTCEPMFLLGSGHYNLLSITPSLPTSKGIIGQKNFNQVRTSNMTPEAIITEKVPVTNSLNKRLVDDGTDFKMGGNACKRSKHCQENMETVAGLTTPPFSSAEIIKQGEKSLAASLFSPKVTAKIWGVAKQSFSSSSPPTLFPEYTKPGGTKYVYRELDFWTSGFFPGCLYLLLERRRRHPHLLKRLGWSAEDEPNLLHLEFACKWWTETLHPNAELKTTHDLGFMIFPWARPAWELSGDRRSFETALTAARSLYSRFDATVGSIRSWDICVTKRYKFLDPSKDFLVIIDNMMNLDVIFWAASQLGDDDMWNAAVKHAETTREHHIRPNSSTFHVVNFDQATGVPKEKITNQGHSDTSSWSRGQAWAVAGFAQTYGWTRDKSFLDTAISCADYFLEQLPSSGIPPWDFAAPKDMAQPPDVSASMIAAYGMLLIHEALTALGRPSTYLRSAIGLTRATCNNHINSGGFYVKSQRSIDTVEHGTVVEEVGWEVEMGDEPETILNGATINNYEFAPRRWANHGLVYADYFFLLVGNKLLEMGVPELFDENRS, from the exons ATGCGATTTTTGACGTTCCTCGCTATCTTTACCGCA AACTTGCAATCCAAAACTCAAAGTCAATGTCCTACTCACTTACATGTCCTCTGTTCCGAGATAGGTTGGAACTCGTGGAACACGTTCAAGCAGAATATCAACCAAACCCTGATTGAGGACACAGCAACAGCAATGGTAGAAAAGGGCCTAGCAAAGGCGGGATACAGCTACGTCGTCATGGATGAGGGCTGGCAGGCTCtcgaacgagacgtcgagggcCGGCAGCAGCATAATGCTACCCGCTTCCCGTCTGGTATCTCGACACTCGCGGAGCACGTTCATACCCTAGGCCTCAAGATTGGTCTCTACAGGTACTGTTCTTACTTCCATGGATGCTTCTCACTCTGCCTCCGTCTTCTGCTTCTTTTCCACTCGAAGAG TGACTCGGGAATCTTTGGCTGTGGCTTTACACCCGGCTCCTGGGGCTACGAAGAGCTCGATGCCCAAACCTACGCCGCCTGGGGCATCGACTATCTAAAGTACGACAACTGCGGCGGCTTCCACGCGGGTACGCACACCCAGCAGGAACGCTTCCAGACAATGTCGTCCGCCCTCCTGGCAACCGGTCACAAAATACTATACAGTCTATGCCAGTGGGGCCACCAGTTCCCCTGGTACTGGGCGGACCAGGTCGGCGCTGCCTCATACCGTATGTCTGGCGACATTCACGCGCGGTTCGCGGAGGACAAGGCCAATATCTGCAAGACGGCGTACTGTCTTAACACCGGATACGCCGGGGTGAGCGTGCTGACTATGATCCGGAAGATGAGAGAGATCTCGCCGTTCCAGGCAAAGGAGAGGGGTAGTTGGGCGGACATGGATATGTTGGAAGTAGGAGTCGGGTATAATCTCAGCGGAAAGATCGTGTACATGTCCGAGGTGGAGGAGCAGACGCACTTTTCGTTTTGGGCGGCGCTCAAGTCACCTCTCATCATCGGTGCCGACGTCACGAAGATTCGGGATTCATCGTTAAGGATTCTACTCAATGAGGACATCATCGCCATCTCTCAGGATGAGAGGGGCGAAGCTGTGAAGTACTTGCCTAGGTTGTCGAGGGAGGACGAGGTGCAGGTATGGGGAGGCGCCATCGAGACGGGAGCGTACCGGTACGTTGTCCTCGCCTTGAACTATGGGAGGAACAAGACGAGCATCGAGGTGCCATGGAAGGAGGTTGAAGGGTTGGAGGAGTGTCCCGGTGGAGGGTTGAAAGTGAAGGATGTATGGGCTGATGAGGATTCGGGGATCGTCAAGGAGAAGATCACTTTGGAAGGGGTGGCGGTCGGGCAGACCAAG ATTGATCCTTCCAAGCGAGGTCCTCGTTCATCCTTGCATCCCGGGTGGCTCGGCACTCTCAACTCTCCTATACCGGAGTGCGGAGCAAGTTCCGGACAATCCTCCGGCATCATCAACACAACGCAGAACATCCCACCGAGCACAACAAACCGCTTTTCATCAATAGGCTATGCGGCCCGAAAGCTCTACCGCCGGGAGCCGATGGGTGGTCTGTCAACTTGCGAGCCCATGTTTCTATTGGGAAG CGGGCACTACAACTTGCTATCGATTACTCCAAGCCTGCCCACTTCGAAAGGAATCATAGGACAGAAAAACTTCAACCAAGTCAGAACTAGCAACATGACTCCTGAAGCCATCATAACAGAGAAAGTCCCAGTCACGAACAGCCTCAATAAGAGGTTAGTTGACGATGGCACGGACTTCAAGATGGGCGGCAACGCTTGT AAGCGCAGCAAACACTGCCAGGAGAATATGGAAACAGTAGCCGGTCTCACGACTCCTCCGTTCTCTTCAGCAGAGATCATCAAGCAGGGAGAAAAGTCTCTGGCGGCCTCGCTCTTCTCCCCCAAGGTCACAGCCAAGATCTGGGGCGTGGCAAAACAAAGCTTCTCATCG TCTTCGCCCCCGACCCTTTTCCCGGAATACACCAAACCAGGCGGCACAAAGTACGTCTACCGCGAACTGGATTTTTGGACCTCGGGCTTCTTCCCCGGGTGTCTCTATCTCCTCCTCGAGCGAAGGCGTAGGCACCCCCATCTCTTGAAACGGCTAGGCTGGTCAGCAGAGGATGAGCCCAACTTACTACATCTCGA GTTCGCCTGTAAGTGGTGGACAGAAACCCTCCACCCCAACGCAGAGCTCAAGACGACACATGACCTGGGCTTCATGATCTTTCCCTGGGCACGACCCGCGTGGGAGCTTTCGGGTGACCGCAGATCCTTCGAGACGGCTTTAACGGCAGCTAGGTCGCTGTATAGCCGGTTTGACGCCACCGTGGGATCCATCCGGTCGTGGGACATCTGTGTAACGAAGCGATACAAGTTCCTGGACCCGAGTAAAGACTTTCTCGTGATCATT GACAACATGATGAACCTCGACGTGATCTTCTGGGCTGCTTCTCAGCTTGGAGACGATGACATGTGGAACGCGGCTGTCAAGCACGCCGAAACGACGAGGGAGCACCACATTCGCCCGAACTCTTCCACCTTCCACGTTGTCAACTTTGACCAGGCGACCGGCGTGCCAAAGGAAAAGATTACAAATCAGGGACATTCTGACACATCCTCATGGTCGAGGGGACAGGCGTGGGCTGTCGCCGGATTCGCGCAGACTTATGGCTGGACACGGGACAAATCTTTCCTCGATACAGCCATCTCGTGTGCGGACTATTTCCTTGAGCAGCTCCCTTCGAGCGGGATCCCGCCGTGGGACTTTGCTGCGCCCAAAGACATGGCACAACCTCCGGATGTCAGTGCCTCCATGATTGCGGCGTATGGCATGTTGCTCATTCACGAGGCTCTGACGGCGCTTGGAAGGCCATCAACGTACCTGAGAAGCGCCATCGGTCTCACTCGCGCTACCTGTAACAACCACATCAATAGTGGCGGATTCTATGTGAAGTCTCAAAGGTCGATCGATACGGTCGAGCACGGCACGGTGGTTGAAGAAGTAGGTTGGGAAGTGGAAATGGGGGATGAGCCGGAGACCATATTGAATGGGGCAACCATCAACAACTACGAATTTGCGCCGCGAAGGTGGGCAAACCACGGACTGGTGTATGCTGACTACTTCTTTCTGCTGGTGGGGAACAAGCTTCTGGAAATGGGCGTCCCAGAGTTGTTTGACGAGAACCGGTCTTGA